A genomic stretch from Anaerococcus mediterraneensis includes:
- a CDS encoding ABC transporter substrate-binding protein, protein MFKKVASKLLVALMFLGLTACAGSKEAPAKSTDENKTASTDQVEKDDSQGSADKTTIVFWHSMGGNLNDAIDHLVEEYNNSQDKYQVKAQFQGEYDDALTKLRSSASGKDVGCDLVQVFDLGTRYMIDSGLIKPIQDFVDKENYDTSQLEENLLAYYTVDGKLNSMPFNSSTPLLYYNKDMFDKAGVEVPKSLEEMKETGKKLMDAGVTEMPISMSVYGWWVEQFMSKQGLDIFDNENGRKSNPTKTVFDENGGVTNVLKAWKDLKDMGIAPNVGKQGGDPEFKAGTSAMTFASTASLAQILSEVGDRFEVGTAYFPGVKASDKNGVSIGGASLYALDSGDEEKMKGTWDFIKFLVSVDSQTYWNANTGYFPVNKGVVDTDAFKELIKKSPQFETAIDQLHDSTPEDQGALATVFQESRQIIEKYIEEMLNDNISPEEASKKMSEEIDAALESYNKVNKK, encoded by the coding sequence ATGTTTAAAAAAGTAGCAAGTAAATTGTTAGTTGCCTTGATGTTTTTGGGCCTAACAGCATGTGCAGGATCAAAAGAAGCCCCTGCCAAGAGTACAGATGAAAACAAAACAGCATCTACCGATCAGGTAGAAAAAGATGATAGCCAAGGATCAGCAGACAAGACAACTATAGTTTTTTGGCACTCTATGGGTGGCAACCTTAATGACGCTATAGACCATCTTGTAGAAGAATATAACAATTCTCAAGATAAATATCAAGTCAAAGCCCAATTCCAAGGCGAATATGATGATGCCCTTACAAAACTTAGGTCATCAGCATCAGGTAAGGATGTGGGTTGCGACCTTGTACAAGTATTTGATCTTGGTACCAGGTATATGATTGACTCTGGTCTTATAAAACCAATCCAAGATTTTGTTGATAAAGAAAATTATGATACAAGCCAGCTAGAAGAAAACTTGTTGGCCTATTATACAGTAGACGGCAAATTAAACTCTATGCCATTTAACTCTTCAACACCACTTTTATATTATAACAAGGATATGTTTGATAAAGCTGGCGTAGAAGTGCCAAAATCCCTAGAAGAAATGAAAGAAACTGGCAAGAAACTTATGGACGCTGGTGTGACAGAAATGCCAATCTCTATGAGCGTTTATGGTTGGTGGGTTGAACAATTTATGTCAAAACAAGGCCTAGATATCTTTGATAATGAAAATGGTAGAAAGTCCAATCCAACTAAGACTGTTTTTGATGAAAACGGTGGCGTCACAAACGTACTTAAAGCTTGGAAAGACCTAAAGGATATGGGCATAGCACCAAATGTTGGCAAGCAAGGCGGCGACCCAGAATTTAAGGCTGGTACAAGCGCTATGACCTTTGCATCAACAGCATCACTTGCACAAATCCTATCAGAAGTCGGCGATAGGTTTGAAGTAGGTACTGCATATTTCCCAGGAGTAAAGGCTAGCGATAAAAATGGGGTATCAATAGGTGGTGCTTCTTTATACGCACTTGATTCTGGCGATGAAGAAAAAATGAAGGGAACTTGGGACTTTATCAAATTTTTGGTAAGTGTAGATTCACAAACATATTGGAATGCTAACACAGGTTATTTCCCAGTAAACAAGGGAGTTGTTGATACAGATGCCTTCAAAGAACTTATCAAAAAATCTCCACAATTTGAAACAGCCATCGACCAACTTCATGATTCAACACCAGAGGACCAAGGAGCACTTGCAACAGTATTCCAAGAATCTCGTCAAATCATAGAAAAATATATAGAAGAAATGCTAAATGACAATATAAGCCCAGAAGAAGCTAGCAAAAAAATGTCAGAAGAAATAGATGCAGCCTTAGAATCATACAATAAGGTAAACAAAAAATGA
- a CDS encoding carbohydrate ABC transporter permease yields the protein MKKYSNKAYLYMLPALALLVVFVFYPFVQTIIRSLYATDNTGANTLFIGLENYTNLLSSPSFWNSIRVTFIYVIIVVSIGILLGFATALLCRVNFPAIRVFSAAYSLPIAIASSGMALVFRVMLNQSVGILNILLKTNINWLADPKWALLSVGVLTAWLNSGLNFLYFSSGLAGIDDSLYEAASIDGANGFNQFRHVTLPSVRPIMFFVVVTNIINAFQSFGQIKLLTQGGPGESTNVIVHDIYKNAFMNYRYGYASAESVVLFFIVMILTILVFRTNGAKDASK from the coding sequence ATGAAAAAATACAGTAATAAAGCCTATCTCTATATGCTACCAGCATTGGCTCTATTAGTGGTATTTGTATTTTATCCATTCGTACAGACTATAATTCGTAGTCTGTACGCTACGGATAATACGGGAGCCAATACCCTATTTATTGGACTTGAAAATTATACAAATCTTTTATCCTCACCATCTTTTTGGAATAGTATAAGGGTGACTTTTATTTATGTAATCATAGTAGTAAGTATAGGGATTTTGCTAGGTTTTGCGACAGCCTTATTGTGTAGGGTGAACTTCCCAGCTATTAGAGTTTTTTCGGCTGCATATTCTTTGCCTATAGCTATAGCTTCATCAGGTATGGCTTTGGTATTTAGAGTGATGCTCAACCAATCAGTAGGGATATTAAACATCTTGCTTAAAACAAATATAAACTGGCTGGCAGATCCTAAGTGGGCCTTGTTGAGTGTAGGAGTTCTCACAGCTTGGCTAAATTCGGGTCTTAATTTTCTATATTTTTCTTCAGGACTTGCGGGCATTGATGATAGCTTATATGAAGCCGCATCTATAGACGGGGCCAATGGCTTTAACCAATTTAGGCATGTGACCCTACCATCAGTAAGACCGATCATGTTTTTTGTAGTCGTGACAAATATTATAAATGCCTTCCAATCTTTTGGACAAATAAAACTATTAACCCAAGGTGGACCAGGAGAATCAACCAACGTTATAGTCCACGATATATATAAAAATGCCTTTATGAACTACAGGTATGGATATGCCTCTGCAGAATCTGTAGTTTTATTTTTTATAGTTATGATCCTAACAATTTTAGTATTTAGGACAAATGGAGCTAAAGATGCAAGCAAGTAG
- a CDS encoding glycerophosphodiester phosphodiesterase, which translates to MLNFAHRGFKGLYPENTMLAFRKAVEIGADGIEFDLHLTKDGQLVIIHDELLDRTTDFRGLVKDYRLSELKKADASALFDQYDEKIPSLEEYLSYIRDKDIITNIEIKNSIIDYPNIEEKMYEMVKAYGLLDKIIVSSFNHESLLRVKAIDKDIKCGILESSRMVKPWDYVKSMGCEYYHPMNFVVDEYIIQKFKENNIGLNIWFGQSEFDYSMYMIDGVTSLITDYPDRVKQLIEKQNKLD; encoded by the coding sequence ATGTTAAATTTTGCCCACAGAGGATTTAAGGGACTTTATCCAGAAAACACCATGCTTGCTTTTAGAAAGGCAGTAGAAATTGGAGCTGACGGTATAGAATTTGACCTGCATTTGACCAAGGATGGCCAGCTTGTTATAATTCACGATGAGCTTTTAGATAGGACTACAGATTTTAGGGGCTTGGTAAAAGATTATAGGCTAAGTGAGCTAAAAAAGGCTGATGCCAGCGCACTTTTTGACCAATATGACGAAAAAATCCCTAGCCTAGAAGAATATTTATCCTATATAAGGGATAAGGACATCATAACAAATATTGAGATTAAAAATTCGATAATAGATTATCCAAACATAGAAGAAAAAATGTATGAAATGGTCAAGGCCTATGGTCTCTTAGATAAAATAATAGTCTCATCTTTTAACCACGAAAGCCTACTTAGAGTTAAGGCGATAGATAAAGATATAAAGTGCGGCATATTAGAATCATCACGCATGGTAAAACCATGGGACTATGTAAAGAGCATGGGTTGTGAGTACTATCATCCAATGAATTTTGTTGTCGATGAATATATTATTCAAAAATTTAAGGAAAATAATATTGGCCTAAATATTTGGTTTGGCCAATCAGAATTTGACTATAGCATGTATATGATAGATGGCGTTACAAGCCTTATAACAGATTATCCAGATAGGGTCAAACAATTAATAGAAAAACAAAATAAACTTGATTGA